A single window of Nyctibius grandis isolate bNycGra1 chromosome 16, bNycGra1.pri, whole genome shotgun sequence DNA harbors:
- the LHX3 gene encoding LIM/homeobox protein Lhx3, whose protein sequence is MLLERVRAGSEKATELCPFPRSPEIPLCAGCNQHIVDRFILKVLDRHWHSKCLKCSDCQTQLAEKCFSRGDGVYCKEDFFKRFGTKCAACQQGIPPTQVVRRAQDFVYHLHCFACIVCKRQLATGDEFYLMEDSRLVCKADYETAKQREAESTAKRPRTTITAKQLETLKNAYNNSPKPARHVREQLSSETGLDMRVVQVWFQNRRAKEKRLKKDAGRQRWGQYFRNMKRSRGTSKSDKDSIQEEGPDSDAEVSFTDEPSMSEMSHSNGIYSNLNEASPALGRQAGTNGSFALDHSGIPAQDQYHDLRSNSPYGIPQSPASLQALPGHQPLISSLVYPDNGLGIMGQSGQGVPQSMRVLAGNGPSSDLSTGSSGGYPDFPASPASWLDEVDHAQF, encoded by the exons ATGTTGCTGGAGCGGGTCCGCGCCGGCTCGGAGAAGGCAACGGAACTCTGCCCCTTCCCGCGGAGCCCAG AGATCCCGCTGTGCGCCGGCTGCAACCAGCACATCGTGGACAGGTTCATTCTCAAGGTCCTGGACCGGCACTGGCACAGCAAGTGCCTGAAATGCTCCGACTGCCAGACGCAGCTGGCCGAGAAGTGCTTCAGCCGCGGGGACGGCGTCTACTGCAAGGAGGACTTCTTCAA GCGCTTCGGGACGAAGTGTGCCGCCTGCCAGCAAGGCATCCCCCCGACCCAGGTGGTGCGCCGGGCCCAGGACTTCGTTTACCACCTGCACTGCTTCGCCTGCATCGTCTGCAAACGGCAGCTGGCCACCGGCGACGAGTTCTACCTCATGGAGGACAGCAGGCTGGTCTGCAAGGCGGACTACGAGACGGCCAAGCAGAGAG AGGCTGAGTCCACGGCCAAGCGGCCCCGCACCACCATCACGGCCAAGCAGCTGGAGACCCTCAAAAACGCTTACAACAACTCGCCCAAGCCGGCGCGGCACGTCCGGGAGCAGCTCTCGTCGGAGACGGGGCTGGACATGCGGGTGGTGCAG GTCTGGTTCCAGAACCGCAGGGCCaaggagaagaggctgaagaaGGACGCGGGGAGGCAGCGGTGGGGTCAGTACTTCAGGAACATGAAGCGGTCCCGAGGGACCTCCAAGTCCGACAAGGACAGCATCCAGGAGGAGGGGCCCGACAGCGATGCCGAGGTCTCCTTCACAG ATGAGCCCTCTATGTCTGAAATGAGCCATTCCAATGGGATTTACAGCAATCTCAATGAAGCGTCCCCTGCTCTGGGGAGACAGGCTGGCACCAACGGGAGCTTTGCTCTGGATCACAGCGGCATCCCAGCTCAGGACCAGTATCACGACCTGCGATCCAACAGCCCCTACGGGATACCCCAGTCACCAGCTTCCCTGCAAGCACTGCCAGGCCACCAGCCTTTAATCTCCAGCTTGGTTTACCCAGACAACGGCTTGGGCATCATGGGACAAAGCGGACAAGGGGTGCCCCAGTCCATGAGGGTCCTGGCCGGGAACGGACCCAGCTCTGACCTCTCCACCGGCAGCAGCGGGGGGTACCCGGATTTCCCTGCCAGCCCGGCCTCTTGGCTGGATGAAGTCGACCACGCTCAGTTTTGA